The segment CCCTGACGCCTGCTTCCCCGATGTAAGACCGGATCAGAAGGCCTTATGTGAatccagtgggtggggagtttttgttctcAAACAGAGCACGGGCCAGAAAgttgagttttgaaagccagaaagtAATCGTtcagtcattggtattgatcaacaaccctatcaacctcCCACAGATACATTGTGGTCATTTTGTGGTCTGGGGCAGGAAAAACCttatttatttctcctttaatgATTCCTGTTGGGATACTTGGTTGTTGCAGCACCATAACAGTGTTATACAACATTTGTTTCAAAATGggtcaaaataaaatgttgtaaatgttgAAAATGCTGTATAAAAGCACAAACATATGTATGGTTAACATATGTATGAACacatatatgaatgaaaatataattaaacATTAGTTAAAGCAGGAGGGTGTGCAAagtaacagcagcagaacacactgAGAAAAAGttaatgaaaaatatgccaaaaaatgaaataaatgcagtatgaaactataaaaaaaaaaatcaagctaTACGCATATGGGAATGTGAAGTTAACAACTGGTGAATATAGATTATTTTAGCTGTGGGACTGACCAGATTGTAATCGTTAACTTCTTTGAATTctcttgtgtatttgtgcgtgtgcgtgcgtgtgtgtgtgtgtgtgtgtgtgtatttccaccTGCTCAGACATGGCAGTACAGAGGCTTCACCAAGGACATGTGGCTGGAGGCGGTGAACCCACACCGACcggctgaggtgtgtgtggctCAGATCACACAGGTCAGAGGACGCCTGCTGTGGCTCCGACTGGAAGGTaagaacctgtgtgtgtgtgtgtgtgtgtgtgtgcgtgcgtgtgtgtgtgtgtgtgtgtgtgaggaggattATGTGTCAAGGGACGCCTGCTGTGGCTCCGAATGAAAGGTAAAAAcctgtgtgtaggagtgtgtgtgtgtgtgtgtgcgtgtgtgtgacagttcCCTCACCCCTCTtgctctgctgtctgcctgtctctagGTGTGGCCAAGCCCCTGTCAGAGTGTATTGTGGATGTGGAGTCCATGGACATCTTCCCTGTCGGCTGGTGCGAGGCCAACACTTACCCCCTGACCCCTCCGCTCAAACCTGTCtgtatgtacacaaacacacacacacacacacacactcgatcacacacacacgtatttcCCTGAGAGTGGCAGTTTGATGCAAACTctcttgattttcttttcccaggccagaagcagaagaagataGCAGTTGTCCAGCCAGAGAAACAGTAAGAAAGCAAACCATTTCTCTATTTCACCACAGCTAGGGCTCGACataaatgggattttttttaccGATATTATGGATTGAATATGgattgtgctgatattcaatactCTCAAATTTAACcgttttcatgacaaaaaaattgaaacaaacacaagtattcagtgtttccccagaattttactctagtcagagtggaaaacagcatttacatcatgggacactaaaactctccattgaaaccaaggaTAGTAATAATATTGATGATAAGAACAAGATTCATACTTTCTTgcatggaatctgatcaaaatgtcatatTAGAATCAGCTCAGTTAAGAGTtgtcccatagacaaccagtgtagtattgaccaattctacaataaatatgtaatcaatcaatcaatcaatcaatcaatcaatcaattctgTTCTTTTGACAGATGAAGATGATAATTGGCTGATGacttaataaaaggccagtatccaGGTTCCTCAGGCTAGCTGACCTGGGAAACACTGCTTTTGGAGTTTGCACTCCTTATAATATAACGAATTACAGCATGATCTGAAGCTTGATGCTTTGGTTGCGATGGGACAATTCAGGAATCTTAAAGAGCCTGATTATCTGTAAATATGAATGTTTTAATTTATGTTTAGTGAATGTTTAAGTGCTGATCATAAATATTGTTTGCGTTTCTCTCCTTGTATGTAAACTCAGCACTCTTGAAAATGATTCCTCGCCATCCCTCAATGTGTTGTCCAAGTATTAAACAAaggttaaatgaaaaatgaaatgaaatatccgccccgTATATCAGTAACTCAATACGTGGTTATAACCCTAGTGACAGCCGTGGTCTGTTTCGCTTCGGCCCGGTCAATGAAACACCAGCTCTTCACTCACAGCCTTTTGTTTTCTATCCTTTTACCTGTGAGCCAAAGACCCAGCGAAGGTTTCCCCAGAAAGCCCTCAAggcctccccctctctctctgtcactccaaAGCCATTAATTGAAACAGTGGCTTTTAGAGCAGAAATTGCTTTCCCAGGGCACTGATTGATTTTGTTGACAAATGACACGTTACACCCGTGGCCGGCGAACGCAGCCCCGGGAGCACGACGGGGGGGGAAATGGCGGTTGGAGAGCGGGAGAAATATGAGGTCTTCAGCAACACTTTGTCAGCCCTCTCATCTAACCACTAATTCCATTTCTCACCTTCAGGGGAATCCTTTCATCAATACTCCCCATCgcttcccccccaccccacccccaccttctTTCTACTTCGCGGTCACACACAGTAATTCACCCAGTTCTAAATCTGACAGAAACTGTAGTGGCTGTTGTGTAGATTGATTGGTTGAATGAATGATTGTTTGGTTGCTCTATTTCCTGTTTGATTAGATCGGTTGGATAATTCTATTGATTCATTGGACTGCTTGATTGCCTTTTACCTGCAGGTTGGTCCCTCCGCAGCCAATAGAGCCCGCCCCTGTCAACCCCTGCCCGCCCTTCACCATGGATCCAGGTAATCACAATCCATGTTGCAGATGATTTAATTCCAGCGATTAATGTTAATGAGTGGGTATGATgattttaaagggaaaaatcccccctcagatcctctcacactgttgcatatcatcaatctgtaaTGTTCAGTGCGTTccaggagtttttttgtgatgaggtgttgtcatttacttttttggtgtacccattttctctccacctgcctcatctactgctacttcagttagtgatttacttaATTTCCCAGAATGTCTTTTGCCAACCCCCACAGGAGGGGATTCTCTGTGctgtatatgtgtaggtggagagagcgatagtctagtaagtttttccagttgacaTAAAGTGAGAATGGAGAGAAGAATGCCATGGTGTGCCGTGTCCGGTTGTTCAAATTATAAAAAAGCCGTTGAGGAGGAGTGTTgtatttcacatgcaaagatgCAGATCTCcaaagatgcaagctgtggctgcattgcattctggtctcttgAGGCTACTGTCCTCTTCTCcagtggatttctccctgtgttaTTGTTgtacatcggtgcaaaatggtgagtctagaaagaaagaagctcttgctctttgacagcaaaacctgacattttccgttgatgttttagatagataAAATTCTCTGGTATCACACTctttgtagctgcgctggaaataccTTGACgtcatgtcatgttgtctatgtttggccagtttcaacaagaaaaacaagaaaagtaaagcaacagaaaaaatacaccccaaataacaaaatggggCCAGAAATGTAAGatacatcaccagtagctgttctttaacagtgttaaagtgttttaggggggTCTTTCCTTAAGGATGGTGGTAGACCCAGCATACCgtatgaggtgtgtgtttgaggttgCATTTCAGCAGCCAAACCTGTAGTAGAAGGCGCATAtcaatgaatgaacatgtgtctTACAGTGACCCTTCACAATCGGTGAATCCTCCCTCACAGCACGGCTACGGAAACACCTCGGGGTTGTTGTGGTTTTAACAAACCCACCATATCTTCCCTTCTCCCCACATCGCCTGCTATAAAGCGTTTTGTTTCGGGCGGgtttgtgtgtacacatgtatgtTCGAGCGCAAACGAGAAGGGGGAGGTGGGTAAACGTTGTTTCCACGAGACCCCTTGCCCTCCTTTCCAAGTTCCCGTTTTAAAAACCACCTACTTGCTCATGCATATTCATCACCCCGCCTAATTACTATTCACCCCTGGCGGTGCGGTTCCAGGTGCTGGCGGTATCGGGGGTTGCAGGGAGGGCGGAGTGCAGCATACTGCATCATTATGTCGGCCCGCACTTCATCTCTGTGGGGGGAAGTCACATGAACAGGCCGTATTCCTCTCCCAGTTTGACTCTGCAGTCACCTCTGTGGTGAAGTGCTCGGAGTCACACACTTATGCAGCGGTAGTCTAATGGCCTACACACACATCGACGTGCGGGGATACACATCAAggcaacactcacacacaagcgcGTTCATTCTAGGGTTCAAGCGATATAGGTTTTTGAAGACTAATACTGATATGTTTGGATTGAAGCAACAACTGTGTTGTTTTGATATTTCTTTAAGAATCAGAATTCATTAGaatcagaattgtattcttggcagAGTGGAGAAAATCACAAGTGTTTAGACcatggacactaaaactctcctctGAATCCTAGAATAGTAACAATAGTCATAATAGAATGTTTATGCATACTTCTTTGGAATCcagtcaaaatgtctcattaagGCAACATTCAATATTTGTACAtttgtccattttcatgccaaaacattgCAATAAataacaagtattcagtgttttgtccTCACTAAacctctccattgaaacccaggataatactacaactacaaatgctattactaATAAAGCAGATTCATGTATAATTGGACCAGATGTGATTTCtaataaaaggctaatatcggtctaaccctagttcaGACATTAAACAAGGTCATTGATGAAGAGAGGGCTGAGTATGAAATTGTGCAGCTTACCATGTGTCAGTTTCATGATCTTATTTACAGTATTGGTTAACATTCCTGGTTGTGGTCTCCCCTCCTTCCCAGGCTCGGCCAATGGCAGGTACTGTTGCTCCAAGATCTTTGTCAACCACCGGTGTTTCTCAGGACCCTACCTCAACAAGGGGCGCATCGCGGAGCTGCCACAGGCCGTCGGACCCGGGAAATGCACGCTGGTCCTCAAAGAGGTGGGCTAACATTATGCCTGGTCACAAATGTCAACCACAGGCGATAAGCACTGGGGGAGATGGAGCGGAACAGGGTTAATCAAAGTATTAGAGACTTccagcgaggggggggggggccgaGGGAAAGattgaaagagggagagagtgaaagatggAGGGTGAGACAGCGGCGTCTTGTTAACCACCTGCAGTTTCCCAGCAGCGCCTTCATTTTAATGTGAGGAGCTGTCAATCAAGTGtgtttacacatacacaccgtcACTAGCGCTCAGCAAAACAGACGCTTAATTTCTCCAGAGGCTGTTGAGTGTGTGCACGGTATGTGTGCAcggtatgtgtgcacgtgtgtgagcgtgcactTCCAATTGTCTGCGATTTGTGCATGCAAAGGCTTGCAAGCACGATCTTTCAGTTCTGTCCTTTTGGTTTTACTTGGATCTTCCTTCATGTTTGCGTCTTCACCGCGCTTCTCTCTGAGCCTTGTTCAGCTCTGAACGGGAAATCTATGTTTTTTAGGTCTAAGCTCTGTTTTTGCCTCCAGCTGCTGAGCATGCTGATCAATGCCGCCTACAAGCCTGGACGAGTCCtgaaggagctgcaggaggtggaggatcaGAGCTGGGATTGCCACGAGGAGACCCTCAAAGCCAAGTGAGGAAACACAAAGTGTAGTGAACCATGATAGGCTAAAgcaggctgcaggctttttGCCCCCTGGATCGGATTTTTTGTGCCATTTTGGTCCTTTCaggggcaattttattgaactacgaaataatacatttacattgcatattggcaaataaacactcaatttgtaccattaaggtttgtttaattttaaatcataatatgCCACACGTCCcacacttctttcccactgctggaaactagCAGCAGGCCTTGCAGAGGAGGATGGTGccgtttccccctctctgtccccagcTAGTCCATCTTCCAACCCTCCACTGAGTTTTTTATGATATTGgttatttaattttttgttgctgcagtggtttgtgtggggtCGGcattttcttctgctgctggcgGTGTGGTGCCAAAATATTCCACCGCTTCAGGCTGCATACTCGggtgttttctgatcaaaaaccgCTCCATTTTTCTTACCCAAAAGAGAAAGGATCTCCCAGTCGCAGGCTCCCATGAATCACCTACAGTGGCCCACGGGGGACACAGTAGTCGCATTCACGCATGAATATTTGACAGCTCGACAAAAAAACGtaaacagggtgaaatgcaaaaaggaGCACTTTTAATTTTCAAGGGCATGTTTTGCCGcctcacttttgttttcacaggcattttaggaactttcaatttcatttttgcCGTGAGCCACTGACTCTAGTACGTACAGTGTAGAAAGTTATACTATTCAATActcagtcaacaacaacaaaaaccttcccatacagtatgtgtgtctatttgggggtccatgatatgaaaatgtttgagaagcCCTGATTAGAACACCCCAATGTAGGCAAGCACAGAGTGAGTAGACACTGAGAAGGCACGTCAAGCTCCAGGTTGAACTTGTCCTTGAGCGCTGCAAACAGATCAGCTTGCCTTTCCTAACCTTAGCCATTAGTTGGGAGATTGCAAAATTGACCCTGCATCAGCATCAACAGACAACTGGGCTCTCCAGGACAGCCCTCATCAACTGGATGATCTGAATTCACGAAGGCTCTCCTAAAACAGCCCATTTTACATCATTATGGCGTAGGCAATCATCGTTCATCGTCGACTACTTTGATGGATTACAGATAGTTTAATTATCCATTGTTCTCATAAATAAAATTGTAATCGCTGTCTGGCCGGTGGCTGACAATGTCACGCCGTCCCTCCCCGCTGTCTGCCCCTCTCCTCAGATACAAAGGGAAAACCTATCGCTCCACCATCCGCATAGTCCGCCTCGCAGAGCAGATCCCGGACTTCTGCCGCaaggtgtgtgtgaagctgCAGTGCTGCCCGAACCTCTTCAGCCCCGTCCTTGTTACAGAGAAGTGCCCCGAGAACTGCTCCGTACAGACAAAGACCAAATACAGTAAGTGTCTGTTTGCGTCGGGCGCAATTACACACATCACTTCCCATGCCACAATTACGAAGAACACCCCAAATCAGAGCTTATGATGCTGCAAAGTGTATAATTGCCGCTGAGTTTTGTTTTGGGCGCATTGTTTTCAACATCTGCTGCGCGTCCCCAGCCTATTACTatgggaagaagaggaagctgtCCAAGccaatgggaggagaggagcctgcagagggagagctggCCAAGCCGACGCGCcgcaggaagaagaggaaagctATCTTTGTGCAGAAGAAAAGGCGCTCCTCCGCTGTGGACTACACTCCTGCTGGCTCACCGCAGGTTAGAGAACACTTCTTTACTTTTCccactttttcctttttttttttctttcctcccttccttcctgaCTTCCTTTGATTGTGTCAATAGGCGCCCGGTAGGCTTCTGGTCCAGTGACAGGCGGATACTGGCGAGGGTGGAGTGTACCACCGCAATCGAgtgcataaataaaaacaaacgcACCCCTAAACATGACAGATGCAGTGAGAAGAGAAGCATCGCAGCTGATGACTGTAGTTCAGTTTAATTTACCACAGAATAATGTCACTCATTCATGCCTAATTTACATGTTGTGCACCCCAATAAAAGGATCATGACCGTGATTAGTCTTGGACCAATCGCTTACAAGCGGTAGGAGTTTGGGGTCTGAGGTCTCGCCGCCACCAGACCATATTAAGccgaaacaaaacaaaacaagtgcgccccatctctccctgactcacagcctctctcttccccccttcaGGACAGTGACGAGGACGAAGACGAAGAGATGGAGCTGCAGTCGGGCAGCGAGGAGGGCACCAGCTCGGAGCCGCGTGACGACCACACCGACGCCTCCTCGGTGGAGGTGACCAGCAGCCGCCCGCGCCGCTCCGTCACGCTGCGCCGGGCCGTCAGCGCGGGCGCCGCCACGGGCAGCCGCGAGGGTCCCGAGGGCCGCAGGAGGTCCACCCGCTCCCTGTCGGCCTACAACCAGAACAACAACAAGTACCAGCCGCCCAAGGGACAGGACAtgcaggtgagagggagggagggcagaagTCCTGTCAgaagtgtcctggagcaagacactgaactagGGTTTGGCTGATGTTGATTTATGAAGGCCAATACTAATATTTTTAGGTTTAAGCTGCCCATAGCTGATATTTCGTGCCAATATTCAATCTCTATATTTAACTAGTTTCATGCAAAAAAAGTCCAAAACCACCACAAGTATTCGGTGTTTCCccaaaatgttattcttgtcagggtggagagCCTGAAACcacatcatgtgacactaaatcTCTCCACTGAAAATTGTCAGTAACTTACAGTatgtcctttgtgtgtgtgtgtgtgtgtgtgtgtgtgtgtgtgtgtgtgtgtgtgtcaggtggagggggtggaggaggaggagggtcagCTGGTTCTGGAGAGGAACCCTCTGGAGTGGAGCGTAGACGAAGTCGTCCAGTTCATCAACTCTACTGACTGTGCCTCCCTGGCCAACATCTTCCAGGAGCaggtacgtacacacacacacacacacacacacacacacacacacacacacaccacacttatacacacacacaactgctgtGCCTCAGTgctcttctgtcttctgtcaaAGGAGcaatttatttccttttttatcatttcatcCACAAACACATTATCTTttgaacaagagagaaaggaggggaaaggggtGAATTTACTgtttctccactcctctctcgctttcttttaTTCACTCTCTTTTAGCTTTAGACCCATATATGAggccgatattgtccttttattaaaaatcagatatcagccagtcagtgtcgtccacctctgatatgaaggagatgatgcagtttgattgattacatatttattgtagaatttgaTCTGACATTTGATCCACACAAGAGTGGATGAGTGttatcttcttctttttctttttcttgttcttttccttctcctttttcttcttcccctttttct is part of the Centroberyx gerrardi isolate f3 chromosome 24, fCenGer3.hap1.cur.20231027, whole genome shotgun sequence genome and harbors:
- the sfmbt2 gene encoding scm-like with four MBT domains protein 2 isoform X2 translates to MQSRTQDQPLAPAAGKPHKPTNGKEEEVNTDADSMEEEAEFNWEEYMEETGANAAPHTTFKHVEISLQSSFQPGMKLEVANKSSPDTYWVATIITTCGQLLLLRFSGYGEDRKADFWCDVMTAELHPVGWCAQNDKTLMPPEAIKEKYSDWTEFLVQDLTGSRTAPANLLEGPLRGKNTVDLIVEGSVLELQDVLHPLLYWPVRVVQNVGGRLRLRYAGLHDDHQAQDTWLFYLDVRLRPLGWALENRLALEPPTELRSLKSAAEWQQALEAARVDGRKSPLPLEVFKDHVDLPKHSFKTEMKLEMVSLWEQLRICPVSVTKIYNENYFQITQDDLSTEAKPRSLVCHADSLGILPVQWCLKNGVGLERPRGYEGQDFDWADYLKQSGTEAAPDACFPDTWQYRGFTKDMWLEAVNPHRPAEVCVAQITQVRGRLLWLRLEGVAKPLSECIVDVESMDIFPVGWCEANTYPLTPPLKPVCQKQKKIAVVQPEKQLVPPQPIEPAPVNPCPPFTMDPGSANGRYCCSKIFVNHRCFSGPYLNKGRIAELPQAVGPGKCTLVLKELLSMLINAAYKPGRVLKELQEVEDQSWDCHEETLKAKYKGKTYRSTIRIVRLAEQIPDFCRKVCVKLQCCPNLFSPVLVTEKCPENCSVQTKTKYTYYYGKKRKLSKPMGGEEPAEGELAKPTRRRKKRKAIFVQKKRRSSAVDYTPAGSPQDSDEDEDEEMELQSGSEEGTSSEPRDDHTDASSVEVTSSRPRRSVTLRRAVSAGAATGSREGPEGRRRSTRSLSAYNQNNNKYQPPKGQDMQVEGVEEEEGQLVLERNPLEWSVDEVVQFINSTDCASLANIFQEQDIDGQALLLLTLPTVQECMDLKLGPAIKLCHQIERVKVAFYRQYAN
- the sfmbt2 gene encoding scm-like with four MBT domains protein 2 isoform X1 — protein: MQSRTQDQPLAPAAGKPHKPTNGKEEEVNTDADSMEEEAEFNWEEYMEETGANAAPHTTFKHVEISLQSSFQPGMKLEVANKSSPDTYWVATIITTCGQLLLLRFSGYGEDRKADFWCDVMTAELHPVGWCAQNDKTLMPPEDNIYLRKAIKEKYSDWTEFLVQDLTGSRTAPANLLEGPLRGKNTVDLIVEGSVLELQDVLHPLLYWPVRVVQNVGGRLRLRYAGLHDDHQAQDTWLFYLDVRLRPLGWALENRLALEPPTELRSLKSAAEWQQALEAARVDGRKSPLPLEVFKDHVDLPKHSFKTEMKLEMVSLWEQLRICPVSVTKIYNENYFQITQDDLSTEAKPRSLVCHADSLGILPVQWCLKNGVGLERPRGYEGQDFDWADYLKQSGTEAAPDACFPDTWQYRGFTKDMWLEAVNPHRPAEVCVAQITQVRGRLLWLRLEGVAKPLSECIVDVESMDIFPVGWCEANTYPLTPPLKPVCQKQKKIAVVQPEKQLVPPQPIEPAPVNPCPPFTMDPGSANGRYCCSKIFVNHRCFSGPYLNKGRIAELPQAVGPGKCTLVLKELLSMLINAAYKPGRVLKELQEVEDQSWDCHEETLKAKYKGKTYRSTIRIVRLAEQIPDFCRKVCVKLQCCPNLFSPVLVTEKCPENCSVQTKTKYTYYYGKKRKLSKPMGGEEPAEGELAKPTRRRKKRKAIFVQKKRRSSAVDYTPAGSPQDSDEDEDEEMELQSGSEEGTSSEPRDDHTDASSVEVTSSRPRRSVTLRRAVSAGAATGSREGPEGRRRSTRSLSAYNQNNNKYQPPKGQDMQVEGVEEEEGQLVLERNPLEWSVDEVVQFINSTDCASLANIFQEQDIDGQALLLLTLPTVQECMDLKLGPAIKLCHQIERVKVAFYRQYAN